The stretch of DNA taaactaatcctctccacacccattcTATCGAGGGCATAGAAAATGTTTGTCTACTGAAGCAATTCTGAAGCATATTCTAAAGCATAATCTAAAAACATGGAATAAAAtagagacacaaaagactgcagatgctgtaatctggagcaatAAAGGTCATAaagtgataggggtagaattaggccattcggcctatcaagtctactccgccattcaatcatggctgatttatctctccctcctaaccccattctcctgccctatccccataacctctgacacctgtactaatcaaatcaAGGAACGGCTGGAAGTGCTCAATAGatctagcagcatctatggaggttaGGGATAGTtgccattttgggtcaagaccctgcatcagggtggaaatatccgaggtggaaatattcagcaattttaggagtatctgtggagagtgaaACAGAGATAATGCGTCAGGTCATTGCTCTATCATTAGTCCTGCTCCCATGTTTAACATTGCACTTAAAGTTCACTACCCATCTCCCCAAATGCATCTCCACTGGCAACCGACCAAACATATGGTCCTTATCATTGCTGTTTTTGAACAATCAACCTAGAAAGCATGTATGAGCTGAAAATTGGTTTCTCCCATATCTTTgtcggcagtcagaacctttttcccaggatggaaaaatctaatactagagggcatagttttaagatgagaggagcaagttgaagggagatgtgctgggcaagttttttttactcaGAGGATGTTGAGTGCCTGGATCGCACTGGCATGGatagtagtggaggcagatgtaATAGTGATGTCTGAGAGACTTTTGGATAcgtacatagatatgcagggaatagagggatatggattatatgcaggtagatgagaGAACGTTATAGCATCGTGTTTggtacaggcattgtgggccgaagggcccattcttgtgctgtactgctccatgTTCTACTCTGCCGGTAAGATATGATCACATAATTAATGATTTTATACCCATGCTTTTCTTTCATCTTATGGTCTGTGAGTAGAAACATTGGGTAACGGTATGCATCCTCCCCTGTTGACCAATGTACAGTCAATAATTCACATTGTTTTTATGGTGCACTTGGTTGTCATTTATGCTGTTAAAGTCCACCCTCACAAAGTGGATGGAGTAATCTATATTTAACAATATAAGAAACTGAACAACGATTAGGACACTCGTCCCTCAAGCCCGCTCTGCCGTTCAGTCTCACGGCCAATCCCAGTTCTAGGGTCTAGTTTGCTACCATCTCCCTCAATAGCTTTCGAACTCTCCTTCTCAATTAGAACATACTCCATATGCAGTGGAGAATTCAAAATAGTATCAACCCTCTGAATGAATACATTTCTCTTCATTTCAGTCTCAAAAGGCTGACTTCTTATCTTCAGATATTATCCCTTAGGTCCagtctctccatcctaatgaaccagtttcatagcatttagcCTGccaatttcattaaaaaaaacatagaaaaataggtgcagtaggccattcagcccttcgagccagcactgccactcaatatgatcatggccgatcatctaaaattagtaccctgttcctgatttCCCCccgcatcccttgattcctttcgccctaagagctaaatctaactaaatCTAAATCTCCCACATCTACATTCCTGCATTTTTATTGAGACCCTCTTGCTTATTCCATTGTATATAGTCCCATCCTCATTTAGTAAATctacatgtttaagaaacataaaCTGTAAATGATTAAATATTTAGACTGGTCCATAGATATAATTAATTCTTGCTTTAATAATTTAAAATCTTAATATGAACATGTAAAAGCTAACTTCACATTATAATCATCAACTTCTTATTTTGTTCATGTAAAATAATCTTAGATTCATTGattcataggtctgaagaagggttttggcccgaaacgttacctatttccttcgctccatagatgctgctgcacccgctgagtttctccagcatttttgtgtacctttggtccatagataggacaggtttagagggatatcggccaaacgcaggcaggtgggactagtgtagatgggacacaatGGTTAGTGTGGGCACATTggtctgaagggactgtttccacgatgtatgactctACTCTAAACCAACAATTAATTCTTATTAATTAGGATCAtttcattaatttaaaaaatgagaaCAAAATTTTAGTGTGTCAAATGGAATATTAAATGTCTATTTAGGCTTGATAGAAACACCAAGGGCATTTCATTTTTACATCTACCACAGAGTAAAGTATTTTCCTTTTTCTGTCCAGATGCATTAAATTTATAATGTCATTTGTAcaggattatttcaacaaatgatGTCAATGAAGCTAAGATTATTTTACATGAACAAAATAAGAAGTGAAGTTGATGATTATAATGTGAAGTTGACTTTTACATGTTCATACTATGATTTTAAATTATTAAAGCGACAATTAAACTTTTCTGTAAGGAGAATTTaacattttgttcaaaccaaaaaaacaaaaatataaaagggcgcagcggtagatttgttgccttacagcgtcagagacccgggttcgatcctgaccacgggtgcttgtctgtacggagtttgtacgttctcccgtgacctgcgtgggttttctccgggagcaccggtttccacccacactccaaagacgtacaggtttgtaggttaattggcttggtataattgtaaattgtccctaatatgtgtagcATAACgtcagtgtgcggtgatcgcagtTTGgtgaagactcggtgggcctgtttccatgctgtatctctaaactaaactaaactaaattaaactaaactaaaaagtaaagtaaaataatccactccacatccgctctatcttgGGCATGGAAACAGTTTCCATGCTCTGAAGCAATTTCCGAAGCATATTTTTCTGTCCAGGTGTATTCCATTTATGAAGAAATTTGTAGAGGTTTTTTCAACAAATTATAGCAATGAATCTAAGATGATTTTACTTGAACGAAATGAAAAAGCGAAGTTGATGTTTATAATGTGAAGTTAGCTTTCGCATGTTCATACTGAGATTTTAACTTATGAAGGCGAGAATGAAAATTAAAACTGTTAACTAGTAATGTCTTCCGCAGATTCAGACCATCCAAATTGTGAAGAGGGCACTGCCTCAGTTGAAGATGCAGAGTTGCAGCGTGGCAATGAAGATAACCAGCAATGTATTGGCATCACACAAATTATGGAAGATTTTTTTAAGGGCGCAGAACAACGGAAGTCTTTGGAGTCTAACCCTCTCTCGGAGAAAATTGCACATCTGTTGACCTCAAGAATTTCACAATTGAAACAAGAGCCGGGTGGCCAGTATCTCCTTCGAAGCTTTCAAATGGCGCTGGTCCTGTGTCACACACAGGGTCCTGACATTTTCAAGCAAGGGAATGTTACCAATGAGCATTTCTGCTCCTCGGTCAATTTTGCTCGTCATTCCGCCGAATTCCACCCTTTGCCAGGACTCTCACAGGACGTTGTCAGTTTTATACAACAGGAGATTTCAAAGTGAAGAACTACGCACGGTTTAAACACCGGCCAGATGCAGAAATCCAACTTTTATTAggagaagattgacacaaaaagctggagtaactcagtgggacaggcagcatctctggagaaaaggaatgggtgacgtttcgggttgagacccttcttcacaacctTTATAATAAAGTTATCAGTTGTTGCTTCGCCAATTTGATAGAGATTTTTGATTTTGACAACTTTTCCAAGAGGATTACCGATGATGGTAGTCCAGTAGATGTTCTCTCCACGGACGTTACCAAGGCCTTGCACAAGGTTCCACAAGGTCAAGCAGGCAAGTTTGGAGGTTAGGTTACCTGAGATCCAGGGTTAGCATTATCTACTTGTATTCCCATTAACCTAACAGAAGAGAGCTTAAATATTTGGCTCTACTACAAACAAGTGTGGTATTAAGACTTACATTTTATATTATTTGACTAATTTCATTGAAAAACATCTGAAATCATTAGTATGGATAAGTACggatgttagaggttatggggtgaaggcaggagaatggggttaagagggaaagatagatcagccatgattgaatggcagagtagacttgatgggccgaatagcctaattctgctcctatcacttatgaatgtatGAATCGCCATTTTGTGAGTTTATCCTAACTGCAATTTAAATGATTCAtgagaagaaacaaggaactgcagatgctggtttacaaaaaaaagacaaagtgcttgagtaactctgtgggtcatgcagcatctctggagaacatggatagatgacattttgggttgggacccttcttcagacgtatatGTGACTTTGTTTTGTGACTGTGGAACAATTGCTATGAAAATGGAAGCCCATTTCTTTGATTGCACAGTTACCTTTTCAATAAAACAAGCAAAACCGGATCTGCTAGTTAATGAATGTGGCAACTGGAGTGAAAGGTCGGATCCACCAACAATAATGATGATCAGTTGGCCATTTGTAAGTGGAAAGTGCGACAAGGTATAAGATTTCCATTGAACTGGAATTCCATGCATTATCCAAAATTAGTGAACATTTGTTGTACTTATAATATTGTTGAAGAAAATACAGTGCTTAATCTATTAATAGATGTGTTAACCATGCTTCAAAATATGAAGAAAAGTTGGATTATGAAAAATTGGATTATCAACCAAGTTCTTTTTTAATCATATGCTGTTGTATCAAAGAACATGGATGCTCCTTTTTTTGCTTTTATTAATATTGATGAGAAGGGAAGAAATTGCAGGGGCTCTGACAGGGATACTTTCATCATCTTCAGTCCCTGGAAAGGTATTGGAaaattggagggtggctaatgtgtccactgagtccatggcgACGATCGATGATCCTTTCACAcagtaatgttatcccacatcgcatccactccctacacactcggagggcaatttacagaggaaaattaacctacaaactcacacttctttgagatgtgggaggaacagCCGCATTTTCACATCCATTATATcctgctgttcctgtgctgacaaAATTTAAAATTCCCTGCAGTAGAACCATTCATCGAGATGTCCAAAGGCAATACAGTTGATAACTTTATTCCTTCTCCGTCTCAGTCGAGGCACCTCTCGTCTCTCTCCTAATTAGCACAGCTAAAGATTTAAAACATGGCATGGTGAAATGAGAGCTACTAAATCCATATtctaccacagtgagttgaaGCTTCAATCGCCACGGGCCCTGGCACCAGATCTGGGAGATAAACTAACAACAGGCCATGTGTCTTGAGTAAAACATTGTAAAACATGGAATATTGTTCTCAATCCAGCTGCAAAGATGTATGTATAATGCTTGTTTTGATTTTCTTTTACGGGGTTGTAAATCTTGCACCCATAATTAAAAATTAAGTGCTGAAGTTTTTATGCCTTGGTTCTTGAATTTGTTGTGGCTTGGTTCTTAAATAGCCCATCTAAGTCACGCTGCCACACATGGCCATGGGTGAAGTCATAAGTACTCCATTGATGTCTTCTTAACCCTTTTCCTTCCTTATACAATCCTCTGAATGGAATCTATCGCTGGTGACATTTCTTATTTTCTTACTTGGTGTCATTGAGAATGCAGATTttccatttgggtagcttacaacctcacattctgcttgggtagtttataacccaacagtatgaacagtctgaagaagggtctcgacccaaaacgtcacccattccttctctccagagatgagttactccagcattttgtgtctaccttcgatttaagccagtttctgcagttctttccaacacggaatgaacattgaacattgaactctccaattttagCTAACTAATCAACAACAAGCCTTTCAGTGTCctccgtcccc from Amblyraja radiata isolate CabotCenter1 chromosome 8, sAmbRad1.1.pri, whole genome shotgun sequence encodes:
- the shld1 gene encoding shieldin complex subunit 1 codes for the protein MSANEHLSSNPSECNSVLDLPATFSLAVEDGRLMSDEDTDGCTSESTVDPLFSMKPTINTDSDHPNCEEGTASVEDAELQRGNEDNQQCIGITQIMEDFFKGAEQRKSLESNPLSEKIAHLLTSRISQLKQEPGGQYLLRSFQMALVLCHTQGPDIFKQGNVTNEHFCSSVNFARHSAEFHPLPGLSQDVVSFIQQEISK